In one window of candidate division KSB1 bacterium DNA:
- the egtD gene encoding L-histidine N(alpha)-methyltransferase has protein sequence MHCKAALDARLQIEVETITEAAPSFAKDVLAGLSAKPKTLPPMYFYDAAGSKLFEKICALPEYYLTRTERAILERHAPEIVARANGEMALVELGSGSSTKTRLLIEALIARQNTLHYFPIDISPTILAHSAKQLLHHYPELLVTAYVADYNTGFRRIAAEHFTQKLVVFLGSSLGNFEPQQANRLLRNIRRQLNEDDFFLLGTDLQKAPRLLHAAYNDAQGVTAAFNLNVLRRINRELAGQFNLDLFEHAAFYHAAQSRVEMHLRSTVEQEVYIGRLDRSFHFAKGETIHTENSHKYNLEQIKKICAHTGFRLVQRWQDNRGYFSLNLLAPA, from the coding sequence ATGCACTGCAAAGCGGCGCTCGATGCGCGCCTGCAAATTGAAGTGGAAACGATCACCGAGGCCGCGCCGAGCTTTGCCAAAGACGTGCTCGCCGGCCTTTCCGCCAAGCCGAAAACCCTCCCGCCGATGTACTTTTATGACGCTGCCGGCTCGAAACTGTTTGAAAAAATCTGCGCCTTGCCCGAATATTATTTGACGCGCACCGAGCGCGCGATTCTCGAGCGCCATGCGCCGGAAATCGTCGCGCGTGCAAACGGCGAGATGGCCCTGGTCGAACTGGGCAGCGGCAGCTCGACCAAGACGCGGCTGCTCATCGAGGCGCTCATCGCCCGCCAAAATACTTTGCATTATTTTCCCATTGATATTTCGCCGACGATTCTTGCCCACAGCGCCAAACAACTCTTGCACCATTACCCGGAATTGCTCGTCACCGCGTACGTGGCAGATTACAACACCGGCTTTCGCCGCATTGCCGCGGAGCATTTCACCCAGAAACTGGTGGTCTTTCTCGGCTCCAGCCTCGGCAATTTCGAGCCGCAGCAAGCGAACAGGCTGCTGCGAAACATTCGCCGGCAGCTCAATGAGGATGATTTTTTCTTGCTCGGCACGGACCTGCAAAAAGCGCCGCGCCTTTTGCATGCAGCTTACAACGACGCGCAAGGCGTCACCGCCGCGTTCAACCTGAACGTGTTGCGCCGCATCAATCGCGAGCTGGCCGGCCAATTCAACCTCGATCTTTTCGAGCATGCAGCCTTTTACCACGCCGCACAAAGCCGCGTCGAGATGCATTTGCGCAGCACGGTGGAACAGGAGGTTTACATCGGCCGCCTCGACCGTTCGTTTCATTTCGCGAAAGGCGAGACGATTCATACGGAAAATTCCCACAAGTATAATTTGGAACAAATCAAGAAAATCTGCGCGCACACCGGCTTCCGTCTCGTGCAACGCTGGCAGGATAACCGGGGATATTTCAGCCTGAATTTGCTGGCGCCGGCATGA
- a CDS encoding aminotransferase class V-fold PLP-dependent enzyme produces MQRRQFISRLAGGFAGVFSTRTIYQPNLKDGEIFTHGKKASDEQFWSFLREQFPLTRERIYLNTGGLGASPYVVIDAVVSCLNELEKISETGHSEALWSGIKQKAAKLLGCEADEIAYTRNATQGINIVCNGLPLRRGDEVITTTHEHVGNAVPWLARQKRDGIALKLFEPSTKSATENLERIARLISRRTRVISVPHATTTTGQVLPVKEIAALAKAKNLWFFIDGAQTAGMLNFSLRDIGCEAYATSGHKWLLGPKGTGLLFVRKDMLEVIQPLTVGAYSDLSHNLQTGELTFHPTAQRYEYGTVSAPLFVGLGAAIDFLMKIGMQNVWARDAALSTAFLNGLQEIAKVELLSPLNQAERGAMITFKMKNIDCLKLQSFLAEKYKLRTRSVSEAGLNALRVSWHIYNSFDEVNRVLEGVREAAKV; encoded by the coding sequence ATGCAAAGGCGTCAATTTATCAGCCGTTTAGCCGGAGGGTTTGCCGGCGTGTTCAGCACCCGCACGATTTATCAACCGAATTTAAAGGATGGAGAAATTTTCACTCATGGTAAAAAGGCCAGCGACGAGCAGTTCTGGTCATTTCTGCGCGAACAATTTCCGTTGACGCGCGAGCGCATTTATCTCAACACCGGCGGCTTGGGCGCATCGCCGTATGTCGTCATCGACGCCGTGGTTTCTTGCCTCAACGAGCTTGAGAAAATTTCCGAAACCGGACACAGCGAAGCGCTATGGTCGGGCATCAAACAAAAAGCCGCCAAGCTGCTCGGCTGCGAGGCTGACGAAATCGCGTACACCCGCAACGCCACGCAAGGCATCAACATCGTTTGCAATGGTCTGCCCTTAAGGCGCGGCGATGAAGTGATCACCACGACGCACGAGCACGTCGGTAACGCCGTGCCGTGGTTGGCACGACAAAAGCGCGACGGCATCGCGCTCAAACTCTTCGAGCCCTCGACAAAATCCGCGACGGAAAATCTCGAACGCATCGCGCGGCTGATTTCCAGGCGCACGCGTGTCATCAGCGTGCCCCACGCCACGACCACCACCGGACAGGTTCTGCCGGTTAAAGAAATCGCCGCACTGGCCAAAGCCAAAAACCTGTGGTTCTTCATCGACGGCGCGCAAACCGCCGGCATGTTGAATTTCAGCCTGCGCGACATCGGCTGCGAGGCGTATGCGACCAGCGGGCACAAATGGCTGCTGGGGCCGAAGGGAACGGGTTTGCTCTTCGTGCGAAAAGACATGCTCGAGGTCATTCAGCCGCTCACCGTCGGCGCGTATTCTGATCTGAGTCACAATCTGCAAACCGGCGAGTTGACGTTTCATCCGACGGCGCAACGCTACGAGTACGGCACAGTGAGCGCGCCGTTGTTTGTCGGCCTCGGTGCGGCGATTGACTTTTTAATGAAAATAGGAATGCAAAATGTGTGGGCGCGAGATGCGGCGCTGTCAACGGCCTTTCTCAATGGCTTACAGGAAATAGCGAAGGTGGAACTTCTCTCCCCGCTCAATCAAGCCGAACGTGGCGCGATGATCACGTTCAAAATGAAAAATATTGACTGTCTAAAACTGCAAAGCTTTCTCGCTGAAAAGTACAAGCTCCGCACGCGCAGCGTCAGCGAAGCCGGCCTCAACGCGCTGCGGGTTTCTTGGCATATCTACAACTCGTTTGATGAGGTGAATCGGGTTTTGGAAGGAGTAAGAGAGGCCGCGAAAGTGTAA
- a CDS encoding DUF4956 domain-containing protein: MSEPERKKQNPTDLQPHPGRLVAYYLLLFFFIFQVSMLLRELGANYDLQQFVRIKEIIDTGFTFSMAFESLFETFFSLLLSFIFTLPVAWVYTLTKDEENFDSSLAQTVVVLAMVVTGVMVVISDVTARAFALAGVVAAVRFRNTLQDTKDAVYIFIAVAIGMGCGTRVYHITVWLSVIMSLTMYLLWKYQFGTSLRRSAKALGKKEVQKFYAQTSDEARQHLERELGQQMRLMQWAQMRTDDEKGKKKPNAALIVESSDAYAAIEQVDKVLDAYGGKWQLANISSDTPGRSTLEYVGRLPKETTPAALIDAIQQSGSPVIIEIKFRSLKGLKSPISSDKKSNHNNVDVGD; encoded by the coding sequence ATGAGCGAACCGGAACGCAAAAAGCAAAACCCAACCGACCTTCAGCCGCATCCGGGGCGGCTGGTCGCCTATTATCTCCTGCTCTTTTTCTTTATTTTTCAGGTCAGCATGTTGCTGCGCGAGCTGGGGGCGAATTATGATTTGCAACAGTTCGTGCGGATCAAAGAGATTATTGACACCGGCTTCACTTTTTCAATGGCCTTTGAATCTTTGTTTGAAACATTTTTCTCCCTCCTGCTGTCGTTTATCTTTACCTTGCCGGTGGCCTGGGTTTACACGCTGACCAAAGACGAAGAAAACTTCGATTCCTCGCTCGCGCAAACCGTTGTGGTGTTGGCGATGGTGGTCACCGGCGTCATGGTGGTCATCAGCGATGTGACGGCGCGCGCTTTTGCCCTGGCCGGCGTGGTGGCGGCGGTGCGTTTCCGCAACACGCTGCAGGACACCAAAGACGCGGTTTACATTTTCATTGCGGTGGCCATTGGCATGGGCTGCGGCACGCGCGTCTATCACATCACCGTTTGGCTTTCCGTGATCATGAGCCTCACCATGTATCTTTTGTGGAAATACCAATTCGGCACGAGCCTGCGGCGCAGCGCCAAAGCCCTGGGCAAAAAAGAGGTACAAAAGTTTTACGCGCAAACGTCGGACGAGGCACGGCAACATCTGGAGCGCGAATTGGGGCAGCAGATGCGGCTCATGCAGTGGGCACAAATGCGGACGGATGACGAAAAAGGCAAGAAGAAACCCAATGCGGCGTTGATCGTCGAATCCAGCGATGCGTACGCGGCCATCGAGCAGGTCGACAAGGTGCTGGATGCCTACGGCGGCAAATGGCAGCTCGCGAACATCTCGTCGGATACGCCGGGCCGCAGCACCCTGGAGTATGTCGGCCGCCTGCCAAAGGAAACCACACCGGCCGCTCTTATTGACGCCATTCAACAGAGCGGCTCGCCGGTGATTATCGAAATCAAATTTCGTTCGCTCAAAGGATTAAAAAGCCCCATCAGCTCAGACAAAAAATCGAACCATAATAATGTCGATGTCGGAGATTAA
- a CDS encoding bifunctional serine/threonine-protein kinase/formylglycine-generating enzyme family protein: protein MKTTIKTCTYCNSVYDTVATHICSNAQAAPASVDMPQPSTGMIIDKKYRLESKLGEGGMGSVFRARRLLIDDFVAIKFVRPEVLANPEFRERFYQEARAAARIKHPNVVTVYDFGETPDGMLYLVMEFLKGVSLGELLQKKGTLPVDRVIEIGLQIGEALHCMHENNVIHRDLKPDNIMLIRDDKGVEMVKVVDFGVAKIVEANPRLTRYQARIGSPVYCSPEQYLGLAVDHRTDLYGLGIILYECLSGHVPFDALDETELRAAILHKMPPRLDIKIKHVNGHVADLVQWLLEKDPNNRPYHAAEVNKCLHMLRRGQKPSMKLPVSVSLPANGATDKADKSEVGALAEDETIIFPLLNLETKAAHRKPGAKNGRRVLNSNLKTREGHQSVDKSEKRKFEKQRALWSILVLSILLLAAWLTWKMPGVAAKASSFLGTLQEYASKVKILIADEKPPKENRLSSSTDKPSPKTSRPMPSEPTLAAATPTGLTATTELSVPSLASRGVVSDPASAGNNKNNQFNRTEPVPGKNNFFAKPGLAGKSAAKEKTKLPVPKILPAIPAGMVLVKGTEFERGDLFGDGNPNEKPVHRVRVADFLIGQHEVTNREYLEFVSATKGNLPEWMNPNSKYHYQTGSDPFYKKLGAALYSLDHPVIGVSWQDAILYCAWLSLKGLYKYRLPTEAEWELAARGGGKAIKYSWGNGAPSLALGGNVGDEALKRVFPDWPIIWRAYNDNYTFTAPVEKFGANALGIFDMTGNVAEWCSDWYEQNYYERQEWDRPTGPPQGTEKVIRGGSWGDTPATLRIAYRRHAPPTFRSNTLGFRVAASLP, encoded by the coding sequence GTGAAAACCACGATTAAAACATGCACCTACTGCAACTCGGTGTACGATACCGTTGCGACGCACATTTGCTCGAATGCGCAAGCAGCGCCGGCCAGTGTCGATATGCCGCAGCCGAGCACCGGTATGATCATCGATAAAAAATACCGGCTGGAAAGCAAGCTGGGCGAAGGCGGCATGGGCAGCGTTTTTCGCGCGCGGCGGTTGTTGATCGACGATTTTGTGGCGATTAAATTCGTGCGGCCGGAAGTGCTCGCCAACCCGGAGTTTCGCGAGCGCTTTTATCAGGAGGCTCGCGCGGCAGCGCGCATCAAACACCCGAATGTGGTGACGGTCTATGATTTCGGCGAAACGCCGGATGGAATGCTTTATCTGGTCATGGAATTTCTCAAGGGCGTCTCGCTCGGCGAATTATTGCAAAAAAAAGGCACGCTGCCGGTCGACCGGGTCATCGAAATCGGCTTGCAAATTGGCGAGGCGCTGCATTGTATGCACGAAAACAATGTGATTCATCGCGACCTCAAGCCGGATAACATCATGCTGATCCGGGATGACAAAGGCGTAGAAATGGTGAAGGTGGTGGATTTTGGCGTGGCCAAAATTGTCGAAGCGAATCCGCGTTTGACGCGTTATCAAGCGCGCATCGGCTCGCCGGTTTATTGCTCGCCGGAGCAGTATCTCGGGCTGGCGGTCGATCACCGCACCGATCTTTATGGTTTGGGCATCATTTTATACGAGTGCCTTTCCGGGCACGTTCCGTTCGACGCCCTCGACGAGACCGAGCTGCGCGCGGCCATCTTGCATAAAATGCCGCCGCGCCTCGACATTAAAATCAAACACGTAAACGGCCACGTGGCGGATTTGGTGCAATGGCTGCTGGAAAAGGATCCGAATAACCGTCCGTATCATGCTGCGGAAGTCAACAAATGCCTGCACATGTTGCGTCGCGGGCAAAAGCCGTCCATGAAACTGCCGGTTTCCGTATCGCTTCCGGCCAATGGCGCGACCGACAAGGCGGACAAATCGGAAGTCGGCGCATTGGCGGAGGACGAGACAATTATTTTTCCTTTGTTGAACCTTGAGACGAAGGCAGCGCATCGGAAACCCGGCGCCAAAAACGGCAGGCGCGTTTTAAACTCAAATCTTAAAACCAGAGAGGGACACCAATCCGTTGATAAAAGTGAAAAAAGAAAATTCGAAAAACAGCGCGCGCTGTGGTCAATTTTGGTTTTAAGCATTTTACTGCTGGCCGCTTGGTTGACGTGGAAAATGCCGGGCGTTGCGGCCAAGGCCTCGAGCTTTTTAGGTACGCTACAGGAATATGCTTCAAAGGTCAAAATTTTGATCGCAGATGAAAAACCGCCAAAAGAAAACCGGCTTTCATCTTCAACAGACAAACCCTCGCCGAAAACCTCGCGCCCCATGCCATCGGAGCCAACACTGGCGGCCGCAACTCCCACAGGGCTGACAGCTACGACGGAGCTCTCTGTTCCATCTTTGGCTTCACGTGGCGTGGTTTCCGATCCCGCGTCCGCCGGCAACAATAAAAATAATCAATTTAACCGCACAGAGCCGGTGCCCGGAAAAAATAATTTTTTCGCCAAGCCGGGTTTGGCCGGAAAAAGTGCCGCAAAAGAAAAAACCAAACTTCCGGTGCCAAAAATCTTGCCGGCAATTCCCGCCGGCATGGTTTTGGTTAAAGGCACGGAATTCGAACGCGGTGATCTGTTCGGCGACGGGAATCCCAATGAAAAACCGGTGCATCGAGTTCGCGTCGCTGATTTTTTGATCGGCCAACACGAGGTGACCAATCGGGAATATTTGGAATTTGTTAGCGCGACAAAGGGCAACTTGCCGGAATGGATGAATCCGAACAGCAAATATCATTATCAAACCGGCAGCGATCCGTTTTATAAAAAACTCGGCGCGGCGCTTTACAGTCTCGACCATCCGGTGATCGGCGTCTCGTGGCAGGACGCGATCTTGTATTGCGCCTGGCTTTCGCTCAAAGGTCTGTACAAATATCGCTTGCCAACCGAAGCCGAATGGGAGCTGGCGGCGCGCGGCGGCGGCAAGGCGATCAAATACAGTTGGGGTAACGGCGCGCCGTCGCTGGCGCTTGGCGGCAACGTTGGCGATGAGGCGTTGAAAAGAGTTTTTCCGGATTGGCCGATTATCTGGCGCGCTTATAACGACAATTACACTTTCACAGCGCCGGTGGAGAAGTTCGGCGCCAACGCGTTGGGCATTTTTGACATGACGGGCAACGTGGCGGAATGGTGCAGTGATTGGTATGAACAAAATTATTACGAGCGGCAAGAATGGGATCGCCCCACCGGGCCGCCGCAAGGGACCGAGAAGGTGATACGCGGCGGTTCCTGGGGCGATACCCCGGCCACGCTGCGGATTGCTTACCGCCGCCACGCGCCGCCGACGTTTCGCAGCAATACTTTGGGATTCCGGGTGGCGGCGAGTTTGCCGTGA
- a CDS encoding cyclic nucleotide-binding domain-containing protein, whose protein sequence is MTTNFKNGAIRPTVIKRLELYKDRWNSYGATAGILGISEKLSPNDLRRFEIFRDYDDEFLEAISADISVAKWKKHAILFEEGTYVDMAFYIVQGEVEVYLHKSAGPSRRPDDRAGQAGKTVLQAQLEKQNKNGETIIFLSALDFNLPAGGILRLGPGEIFGEIGAMNGWPQSATARAAADCVLAQIRVPALRRMKRKSPALKQRLDKIYRERSLLAQLRTTPLLQSCDEAFLEALAKKVELLSCEPNEMIAQEGEPVEAFYLVRSGFVKLSQKMGEGELVVTYLSKGQTLGEVELLVDGVRGWTCTARSVEFSDLVKISREDFLALTQKYASIGKQLWETAVTRLKQAGYNKKNISRSQFMQTALEKGLVQGHSILVIDLNVCTRCDECVRGCADTHEGRPRFVREGDKHENLLITKACYHCHDPVCLVGCPTGAIRRASVGDVVEIIDNLCIGCQACANNCPYDAIIMHETGETWAENMIPELLRGKPRLLASKCDLCYKTNHGPACVSNCPHGCAVRLGSVEEFQRLSVKR, encoded by the coding sequence ATGACCACTAATTTTAAAAACGGCGCGATTAGACCGACGGTTATCAAGCGGCTCGAGCTTTACAAAGATCGCTGGAACTCATACGGCGCGACCGCGGGCATTTTGGGCATTTCCGAGAAACTTTCGCCGAATGATTTGCGGCGATTCGAAATCTTTCGCGATTATGACGACGAGTTTCTCGAGGCGATCAGTGCGGACATTTCAGTGGCGAAATGGAAGAAGCACGCAATCTTGTTCGAGGAGGGGACGTATGTCGATATGGCATTTTATATTGTGCAAGGCGAAGTGGAAGTTTATTTGCACAAATCGGCCGGCCCCTCTCGCCGGCCGGATGATCGGGCCGGGCAGGCAGGTAAAACCGTTTTGCAAGCTCAATTGGAAAAGCAAAATAAAAACGGCGAAACCATCATTTTTCTCTCGGCGCTGGATTTCAATCTGCCGGCCGGCGGCATATTACGGCTCGGCCCCGGTGAGATTTTTGGCGAGATCGGCGCGATGAATGGCTGGCCGCAATCTGCGACGGCGCGGGCGGCAGCGGATTGCGTGCTGGCGCAAATTCGCGTGCCGGCGCTGCGGCGCATGAAACGCAAATCTCCGGCGCTGAAACAGCGACTCGATAAAATTTATCGCGAAAGATCGCTGCTGGCACAGCTGCGAACGACACCTTTATTGCAATCTTGTGATGAGGCTTTTCTGGAAGCGCTGGCGAAAAAAGTGGAATTGCTTTCCTGCGAGCCGAATGAAATGATCGCCCAGGAAGGCGAACCAGTGGAGGCGTTTTATCTGGTGCGTTCCGGTTTTGTCAAGCTGTCGCAAAAAATGGGCGAAGGCGAGCTGGTGGTCACTTATCTTTCCAAAGGCCAGACGCTGGGCGAAGTCGAGCTTCTGGTCGATGGCGTGCGCGGCTGGACTTGTACGGCGAGGTCGGTTGAATTCAGCGATTTGGTCAAGATCAGCCGCGAAGATTTTCTCGCCCTCACCCAAAAGTATGCCAGCATCGGCAAACAACTTTGGGAAACTGCAGTGACGCGCCTGAAGCAAGCGGGCTACAACAAAAAAAATATCAGCCGCTCGCAATTCATGCAAACGGCTTTGGAGAAGGGGCTGGTGCAAGGCCACAGCATTTTGGTGATCGATCTGAATGTCTGCACGCGCTGCGACGAATGCGTGCGCGGCTGCGCCGATACGCATGAGGGCCGGCCACGATTCGTGCGCGAAGGCGACAAGCATGAAAACCTGCTGATCACCAAAGCCTGCTATCACTGCCACGATCCGGTTTGTTTGGTGGGATGTCCGACCGGTGCGATTCGCCGCGCCAGCGTGGGTGACGTGGTTGAAATCATCGATAATCTCTGCATCGGCTGCCAGGCTTGCGCCAACAATTGCCCGTATGATGCGATCATCATGCACGAGACCGGTGAAACGTGGGCGGAGAATATGATTCCGGAGTTGCTGCGTGGCAAACCGCGTTTATTGGCCAGCAAATGCGATTTGTGCTATAAAACCAATCATGGTCCGGCGTGCGTGAGCAACTGTCCGCATGGCTGTGCGGTACGCCTCGGCAGCGTCGAAGAATTTCAGCGCTTGTCGGTGAAACGATGA
- a CDS encoding multiheme c-type cytochrome, whose amino-acid sequence MRKKKIIQKGVFAVITTLGPALSPCFAQYKTLGPGSCGLGQSNCHTNENNWWKDDAHHATVDAFYDDPAAYEKIAQLAGVGTGNMLKGNQICASCHGTVIAGKESRDVEDGVSCESCHGPGSDYKDPHSEKPGGYEKALKLGLVELKNLDTRAKTCVRCHYITDQKLIAAGHPNGANFNYISGMKKVARHWKRQATGEDLTKVPFENAMRVKGPVAQIAKVEPAVAPMSRPPVKREAISPAETRQPARPTASVVAAPSQNPVPSRPTPTAAIMPVDNAAPLDLPPFPNISDTTSVRDILLIVKKRLELLYQKTNGNTVNSP is encoded by the coding sequence ATGCGTAAAAAAAAAATTATACAAAAAGGCGTTTTTGCAGTCATCACAACTTTGGGTCCGGCTCTTTCTCCGTGTTTCGCCCAATACAAAACCCTTGGGCCCGGCAGTTGCGGCCTCGGGCAGAGCAATTGCCACACCAATGAAAACAACTGGTGGAAAGATGATGCGCATCATGCTACGGTGGACGCGTTTTACGATGATCCGGCAGCATACGAAAAAATCGCGCAGCTCGCCGGCGTCGGCACCGGCAACATGTTGAAAGGAAATCAAATTTGCGCCTCTTGTCACGGCACGGTGATCGCCGGCAAAGAATCGCGTGACGTGGAAGACGGCGTGAGCTGCGAAAGCTGTCATGGGCCGGGCAGCGATTATAAAGACCCGCATTCTGAAAAACCCGGTGGTTATGAAAAAGCGCTGAAACTTGGCTTGGTCGAGCTGAAAAATTTGGATACTCGCGCCAAAACCTGTGTGCGCTGTCATTATATTACCGATCAAAAGCTGATTGCGGCCGGACATCCGAACGGCGCCAATTTCAATTACATTTCCGGCATGAAAAAAGTGGCGCGGCATTGGAAACGCCAAGCAACTGGCGAAGATTTGACAAAGGTGCCTTTTGAAAACGCGATGCGCGTGAAAGGCCCGGTGGCGCAAATCGCTAAAGTCGAGCCGGCCGTTGCGCCGATGTCCAGACCGCCGGTGAAACGTGAGGCGATTAGCCCGGCGGAAACTCGCCAGCCGGCTCGGCCAACGGCATCCGTCGTTGCAGCGCCATCCCAAAACCCAGTCCCATCGCGGCCAACGCCGACTGCCGCGATTATGCCGGTTGATAATGCCGCGCCGCTTGATCTGCCGCCGTTTCCGAATATCAGCGACACAACTTCGGTGCGGGATATTCTTTTGATTGTAAAAAAACGGCTGGAGTTGTTGTATCAGAAAACCAACGGCAATACGGTTAATTCACCATGA
- a CDS encoding heme-binding protein, whose translation MRFRMKAILSVMLVRLMSLGLCGCDSVKSPMTSTPTETPALTVPDVQKLMTQAVEQAQRLNETINVAIVDREGNVLGVFRMNGAPRVGAASEALFGEIAKARTAAFLSSNERAFTTLTACFITRSHFPPTADNTAAGPLFGVPFSNRSDSDIQPNGGPLPPLGPQQPPAPPQPGLTNIPGGVPIYKSGALAGGLGISGGSDTFTQLNGINNYCTGVIRDEIIALGAIIGYEVPSQLRGDNIYLDGIRLPYANATTPAGNFTLTFDSLATRGAVDPAYPIQPTPSPKMPVQGEVRYDAAHDYRIKGGSVLTASEVRQIITQAVTRANKTRAAVRLPLGRPAQVFIAVADLDGTVLGVWRTPDASTFSYDVCVQKARTVVAFSNPSDPLGANLRTILGLSANQPLAVSTRAIGFLAQRYYPPGINQGAPPSVQPPEMGPFYIYVDGQFDFQYQRLLPTRPPFQNGIQIFPGGIPLYKNGPDGRSQLAGGIGVSGDGVDQDDYIAAGGATGFEAPLAIRSDQITYRNARLPYLKFPRQPDLN comes from the coding sequence ATGAGATTCCGGATGAAGGCGATCTTGAGTGTGATGCTGGTTCGGTTGATGAGTCTCGGCCTCTGCGGCTGTGACTCGGTGAAGTCGCCCATGACCTCGACGCCGACTGAGACGCCAGCGTTAACGGTGCCGGACGTGCAAAAATTGATGACGCAAGCGGTGGAACAGGCACAGCGTCTGAACGAAACCATCAATGTTGCCATCGTCGATCGCGAAGGCAACGTGCTCGGGGTTTTTCGTATGAACGGCGCGCCGCGAGTCGGCGCGGCTTCCGAGGCCCTGTTTGGCGAAATTGCAAAGGCCCGCACCGCGGCATTTCTCAGCAGCAATGAGCGTGCATTCACAACGCTCACGGCCTGTTTCATCACCCGCAGTCATTTTCCTCCCACCGCGGATAACACCGCCGCCGGGCCGTTGTTTGGCGTGCCTTTTTCGAACCGCAGCGACAGCGATATTCAACCCAACGGCGGGCCGCTTCCGCCGCTCGGCCCGCAGCAGCCGCCAGCGCCGCCGCAACCGGGATTGACGAACATTCCCGGCGGCGTTCCCATTTACAAAAGCGGCGCGCTTGCCGGCGGTTTGGGCATCAGTGGCGGCTCCGACACGTTTACCCAACTCAACGGCATCAATAATTATTGTACGGGGGTGATCCGGGACGAAATCATCGCGCTGGGCGCCATCATCGGTTATGAAGTTCCAAGCCAATTGCGTGGCGACAATATTTATCTCGATGGCATTCGGCTGCCTTATGCCAACGCAACCACACCGGCGGGAAATTTCACGCTCACTTTCGACAGTTTGGCGACACGCGGCGCCGTTGATCCAGCTTATCCGATTCAGCCGACGCCTTCGCCGAAAATGCCCGTGCAAGGCGAAGTGAGGTATGACGCCGCTCATGATTATCGCATCAAAGGCGGTTCGGTGTTGACAGCCAGCGAGGTCCGGCAAATCATCACGCAGGCGGTGACGCGAGCCAACAAGACGCGGGCAGCAGTTCGTTTGCCGCTGGGACGGCCGGCGCAGGTGTTCATCGCGGTCGCCGATCTCGATGGCACGGTGCTCGGTGTGTGGCGCACGCCGGATGCCAGCACATTTAGTTACGACGTGTGTGTGCAAAAGGCGCGAACGGTGGTGGCGTTCAGCAACCCCAGTGATCCGCTCGGCGCCAATTTGCGAACGATTCTCGGCCTGTCGGCAAATCAGCCGTTGGCGGTCAGCACGCGCGCCATTGGATTTTTGGCGCAACGCTATTATCCGCCGGGCATCAATCAAGGTGCACCGCCAAGCGTTCAGCCACCTGAGATGGGGCCGTTCTATATTTACGTCGATGGTCAATTTGATTTTCAGTATCAACGCTTGTTGCCAACGCGTCCACCCTTTCAAAACGGCATCCAAATTTTCCCCGGCGGCATTCCACTTTATAAAAACGGTCCGGACGGGCGCAGCCAGCTCGCCGGCGGCATTGGCGTCAGCGGCGATGGCGTCGATCAGGATGACTATATTGCGGCGGGGGGTGCCACCGGATTTGAAGCGCCGCTGGCGATTCGGTCTGATCAAATTACATATCGTAACGCGCGCTTGCCGTACCTTAAATTTCCGCGCCAGCCGGATTTGAACTAG